A part of Terriglobus roseus genomic DNA contains:
- a CDS encoding ABC transporter ATP-binding protein, whose amino-acid sequence MSSTQPVIHIDGLTKVFYTDEVETHALSGVQLEIGRGEYVAMSGPSGCGKSTLLSIVGLLDTASAGSYQLNGREVAGLDFAERSRIRNQEIGFIFQSFNLIGDLTVAENVELPLTYRAGMSSTERKRRAQEALERVNMAHRMRHYPAQLSGGQQQRVAVARALAGSPSILLADEPTGNLDSKNGEAVMTLLKELHSDGATICMVTHDPRFAAHAERQIHLFDGRVVSEGELNALLSEAALA is encoded by the coding sequence ATGTCAAGCACGCAACCCGTCATCCACATTGATGGACTCACAAAGGTCTTCTACACCGATGAAGTGGAGACGCATGCGCTCAGCGGCGTCCAGCTTGAGATTGGCCGCGGCGAATACGTGGCCATGAGCGGCCCTTCCGGCTGCGGCAAATCTACCCTGCTGTCCATCGTCGGACTGCTGGATACAGCCTCTGCCGGCAGCTACCAGCTCAATGGTCGTGAAGTTGCCGGACTGGATTTTGCCGAGCGTTCGCGCATCCGCAACCAGGAGATCGGCTTCATCTTCCAGAGCTTCAACCTGATCGGCGACCTGACCGTTGCAGAGAACGTGGAACTGCCGCTCACCTATCGCGCTGGCATGTCTTCCACGGAACGCAAGCGTCGCGCACAGGAAGCGTTGGAGCGCGTGAACATGGCGCACCGTATGCGGCATTATCCTGCACAGCTCTCCGGTGGTCAGCAGCAGCGTGTGGCTGTAGCGCGTGCACTGGCGGGTTCGCCGAGCATCCTACTGGCGGACGAACCGACCGGAAACCTTGATTCTAAGAATGGCGAAGCGGTGATGACGCTGCTGAAGGAGCTGCACTCCGACGGCGCGACCATCTGCATGGTGACGCACGATCCGCGCTTTGCCGCGCATGCGGAACGTCAGATTCATCTCTTTGACGGACGCGTGGTCAGCGAAGGCGAATTGAACGCACTGCTCAGCGAAGCCGCACTGGCATAA
- a CDS encoding ABC transporter permease → MMLGQNFQYAFRQLRRSPVFTATALLTLALGIGVTTAMYSVVRSLLLEPLPYAQPDRLVAIAFQFPKEKPSTSQVGSVADFLVEHAHSFSSFGIADGGTTAVNLAPSATGGGRPYQVQQLRVSRDFLPTLGLHPALGRFFTADEDRSGGPRAALMSYRLWQTAFQGDPTIVGRTVRINGDDVPVVGVLPEGVLGDLYGGNAQSAAAGIWQPLQLGSKDPGYDGDNYQMIARLRESVTIPQAQAEMQALQQAFAQQHAWFYQWKAPNGTLNEFHVWPLQTALVGDVRGSLIVLMDAVAAVLLVACLNLAGLTVARSIARSRELAMRTALGASRSDLLRLMLSESILLAIGGALLGLMVARTAAIAFVAYAPISLPHFHASSNLWMMALVECALAACATICFGLLPALLVLRRGVNDNLRDAGSQGQSVGYGRTGRVLVVAQVALAFTLLSAASLTLHAFLSMRSIAPGFDTQQISIAQVTLKGEAYANAQHTVQLVQSVLQDLQQQPGVRQVGAVNGLPLDRGLNLSGAPADHKDQRRVVNARFVTPHYMQALGIALLQGRDVTDADRSNTPHIAIASETAVKKWWPNQSALGQRITIGSAGEFEIVGVAQDTHERSLMDRPGVLFYIPLTQIDDKFMTMINGWFPTTFVIRQAGGVDLSAAVAHAIQQADPELPVAKFERMQTVVDETVAAPRFFSWMSSAFASFTLLLTSIGVFGLLSYQVVQRTREIGVRMALGASRSRVLTHVLWQGMGLTAIGLCIGMLASAYMPRLIDRILSDFIFTPDGSLHMPLLQQVNAAATALMLMLLIAAIASALPARRAASIDPMRALRSE, encoded by the coding sequence ATGATGCTCGGCCAAAATTTCCAGTACGCATTTCGGCAATTGCGGCGCAGCCCCGTGTTTACGGCAACTGCGCTGCTCACGCTGGCACTTGGCATCGGTGTCACCACGGCCATGTACAGCGTGGTGCGATCGCTGCTGCTGGAACCGCTGCCATATGCGCAGCCGGATCGTTTGGTCGCCATCGCTTTTCAATTCCCTAAGGAAAAACCCTCCACATCACAGGTGGGCTCTGTCGCTGATTTCCTGGTTGAACACGCGCACTCCTTCTCCTCCTTTGGCATTGCGGATGGTGGCACGACCGCAGTGAATCTTGCACCGTCTGCCACTGGCGGTGGCCGCCCTTATCAAGTGCAGCAACTGCGTGTGTCGCGTGACTTCCTCCCCACCCTGGGTCTGCATCCTGCGTTGGGCCGCTTCTTCACCGCGGATGAAGATCGCAGTGGCGGTCCTCGCGCAGCACTGATGAGCTATCGCCTTTGGCAGACTGCTTTTCAGGGTGACCCAACCATTGTGGGTCGCACCGTGCGCATCAACGGTGACGACGTTCCCGTCGTAGGCGTTCTTCCGGAAGGCGTACTCGGTGATCTCTATGGAGGGAATGCGCAATCAGCTGCGGCAGGGATCTGGCAGCCGCTTCAACTCGGTTCGAAAGATCCGGGTTACGACGGCGACAACTACCAGATGATCGCGCGCCTACGCGAAAGCGTAACCATTCCGCAAGCACAGGCAGAGATGCAGGCGCTGCAGCAAGCCTTTGCGCAGCAGCATGCCTGGTTCTATCAGTGGAAAGCGCCTAACGGCACGCTGAATGAGTTTCATGTGTGGCCGCTGCAGACAGCATTGGTCGGTGACGTTCGCGGCAGCCTCATCGTTCTGATGGATGCGGTCGCAGCAGTGCTGCTGGTGGCGTGTCTCAATCTCGCTGGTCTTACGGTTGCACGCAGCATCGCACGTTCACGCGAACTCGCGATGCGCACCGCACTGGGAGCAAGCCGTTCTGATCTGCTGCGCCTCATGCTCTCAGAGAGCATTCTGCTCGCCATCGGGGGCGCCCTGCTTGGCCTCATGGTGGCACGCACAGCAGCTATCGCATTCGTTGCGTATGCGCCCATCTCGCTTCCCCACTTCCATGCCTCTTCCAATCTCTGGATGATGGCGTTGGTGGAATGCGCTCTGGCTGCATGCGCCACGATTTGCTTCGGTCTGCTACCTGCCTTATTAGTGCTGCGTCGCGGCGTGAATGACAACCTGCGCGACGCAGGCTCGCAAGGTCAATCCGTTGGCTACGGCCGCACAGGCAGAGTGTTGGTCGTGGCACAGGTGGCTCTGGCATTCACCCTGCTGTCCGCAGCATCGCTCACGCTGCATGCCTTCCTCAGCATGCGTTCTATCGCTCCCGGCTTTGATACGCAACAGATATCGATTGCCCAGGTGACGTTGAAAGGTGAGGCATACGCCAACGCGCAACACACCGTGCAGTTGGTTCAAAGCGTATTGCAGGACCTTCAACAGCAGCCTGGAGTAAGACAAGTTGGCGCTGTGAATGGCCTTCCTTTGGATCGTGGGCTGAATCTGAGTGGTGCTCCTGCGGACCACAAAGACCAACGGCGAGTCGTTAATGCACGCTTCGTAACCCCGCACTACATGCAAGCGTTGGGAATCGCTCTGCTGCAGGGGCGCGATGTTACCGATGCAGACCGCTCCAACACACCACACATCGCCATTGCCAGTGAGACCGCGGTGAAGAAATGGTGGCCCAACCAATCCGCACTTGGCCAGCGCATCACGATCGGTTCTGCAGGCGAATTTGAAATCGTAGGCGTCGCACAGGATACGCACGAGCGTTCGTTGATGGATCGTCCCGGTGTTCTCTTCTATATCCCGCTGACGCAGATCGACGACAAGTTCATGACCATGATCAACGGTTGGTTCCCGACGACCTTCGTCATTCGTCAGGCTGGCGGCGTGGATCTATCAGCCGCCGTTGCGCATGCAATTCAACAGGCTGATCCGGAACTTCCCGTCGCAAAGTTTGAACGCATGCAAACCGTGGTGGATGAAACAGTAGCCGCGCCACGTTTCTTCTCATGGATGTCCAGCGCCTTCGCCTCATTCACACTTCTACTCACTTCCATTGGTGTCTTCGGATTGCTGAGCTATCAAGTGGTGCAACGCACGCGAGAAATCGGCGTCCGCATGGCGCTGGGAGCCAGCCGCAGCCGAGTGCTGACGCATGTATTGTGGCAGGGCATGGGCCTTACGGCCATCGGGCTTTGCATTGGCATGCTGGCCTCCGCATATATGCCGCGACTGATTGACCGCATTCTGTCAGACTTTATCTTCACACCCGATGGCAGCCTGCACATGCCGCTTTTGCAACAAGTGAATGCAGCCGCCACCGCACTGATGCTGATGCTTTTGATTGCGGCAATTGCCAGCGCTCTTCCCGCGCGCCGCGCCGCTTCCATTGATCCCATGCGCGCGCTTCGCAGCGAATAA